A genomic segment from Borrelia hispanica CRI encodes:
- a CDS encoding replication/maintenance protein RepL, giving the protein MINKNNNHKKDKYTKNINVGLNIVNVWKIKFEFFVHNTWLIMSALLLLFFNVLHSHKGISNYNVGGHYKLYFTLPFTIVIILVPSSILLYFLYLLRKHSQTSVFVFLEKIAILILLVIGLVTQSVSSWMSFESFFSVIFENNILRIKQSKIEQKQNIFNRLSEKEKMIKDEIADIDIQIKNNKDRIEFAKNKHLNLDYTYKTMKQDYMKEIENAKKENKDLFAQKNEYLKSLDDLRSQFDNLIETTDSYNDKIKAANVLDGTSVVIDRNDYLNIIFVYLLLLSSICLDIFLAMVFCIIQNSYNKFYEQKLLYSTQLPKSIKVNLPNIRKANILKQKVQYNCKISNSDSKKTHKKIDNDKLIAFMKSNLEDDNRTIKSLRKINQDTNLSKYTISKYLSELMNRGLIIKENQRLVLNKD; this is encoded by the coding sequence ATGATCAATAAAAATAATAATCATAAAAAAGATAAATATACAAAAAACATTAATGTTGGGTTAAATATTGTAAATGTTTGGAAAATTAAGTTTGAATTTTTTGTTCACAATACTTGGTTAATAATGTCTGCTTTACTGTTACTTTTTTTCAATGTACTGCATTCTCATAAAGGAATTTCAAATTATAATGTTGGTGGTCATTACAAACTATATTTCACATTACCATTTACAATTGTCATTATTTTAGTACCATCCTCAATATTGTTGTATTTTTTATATTTATTAAGAAAGCATTCTCAAACTTCAGTATTTGTGTTTTTAGAAAAAATAGCAATACTTATATTGTTAGTAATAGGACTTGTAACACAGTCTGTAAGTTCATGGATGAGTTTTGAAAGTTTCTTTAGCGTTATATTCGAAAATAACATTCTAAGAATTAAACAAAGTAAAATCGAACAAAAGCAAAATATTTTCAATCGACTATCCGAAAAAGAAAAAATGATCAAAGATGAAATAGCTGATATTGATATTCAGATCAAAAATAATAAAGATCGCATAGAATTTGCCAAAAATAAACACTTAAATTTGGACTACACATATAAAACTATGAAGCAAGATTATATGAAAGAAATTGAGAATGCAAAAAAAGAAAATAAGGATTTGTTTGCGCAAAAGAATGAATATTTGAAGTCACTGGATGATTTAAGATCTCAATTTGATAATTTAATTGAAACAACAGATTCATATAATGATAAAATTAAGGCAGCCAATGTGTTAGATGGAACATCTGTTGTCATTGATAGAAATGATTATCTTAATATCATTTTTGTTTATTTGTTATTATTATCCTCTATTTGTTTAGATATATTCCTAGCAATGGTATTTTGTATAATACAAAACTCTTACAATAAATTTTATGAACAAAAATTACTATACTCAACACAATTGCCAAAAAGCATTAAAGTCAATTTACCAAATATTAGGAAAGCTAATATTTTGAAACAAAAAGTTCAATATAATTGTAAAATCTCTAATTCAGACTCAAAAAAAACACATAAAAAAATTGATAATGATAAATTAATTGCATTTATGAAATCTAACTTAGAAGACGATAATCGTACTATAAAGTCATTGCGTAAAATTAATCAAGATACAAATCTATCTAAATATACAATAAGCAAATATTTATCAGAATTAATGAACAGGGGTTTAATTATAAAAGAAAATCAAAGATTAGTGCTTAATAAAGATTAA
- a CDS encoding variable large family protein produces the protein MGITAANNLLGAIEEIVKKTVKNVLEKVKQEVDKAREPKAVGQQ, from the coding sequence GTGGGAATAACAGCTGCAAATAATTTATTAGGAGCAATAGAAGAAATAGTTAAAAAGACAGTAAAGAATGTACTAGAGAAGGTAAAGCAAGAAGTAGATAAGGCAAGAGAGCCAAAAGCAGTGGGTCAGCAGTAA
- a CDS encoding Mlp family lipoprotein produces MKKIMGMVSFIMIIGCNAGVNDAALSGGVISKFLGLSSRPSRFVSKSQVDESIVGNKVKPDVGDSVVLESDDKVNPGVEDSVVLESDEDTTTVVSSGVQILQGVEIVQEEEEDKQEKIVLTNEERLMLSSLLRAFNGITNAYRHVLYYPQTKINVLKRYSGEYGSKFVEQGLSPLKEAYDNNHLEYKKIADNYGLFVMWVNDDPSYQKELVGAFTEAYNFLIGKKNIHASNEDIDLYIKNAIKWYEKQFMFLRDKSNRITDLSRGGIYGENSKNYIYNFFSTVIRAGFRNIDFSKTEAKKSLLSNIKYELTNQDLSHVGWKN; encoded by the coding sequence ATGAAAAAAATAATGGGTATGGTATCATTTATAATGATCATAGGATGTAATGCTGGTGTTAATGATGCTGCTTTATCTGGTGGTGTTATAAGTAAATTTCTAGGTCTAAGTTCAAGGCCAAGTAGGTTTGTATCTAAATCTCAAGTAGATGAATCTATTGTCGGTAATAAGGTAAAACCTGATGTTGGGGATTCTGTTGTTTTAGAATCAGATGATAAAGTAAATCCTGGTGTTGAAGATTCTGTTGTGTTAGAATCAGATGAAGATACAACAACAGTAGTATCTTCTGGTGTTCAAATTTTACAAGGGGTTGAAATAGTTCAAGAGGAGGAAGAAGATAAGCAAGAAAAAATTGTTTTAACTAATGAAGAGAGATTGATGTTAAGTAGTTTATTGAGAGCATTTAATGGGATTACAAATGCATATAGGCATGTATTATATTATCCACAAACGAAAATTAACGTATTAAAAAGATATAGTGGTGAGTATGGTAGTAAATTTGTAGAACAAGGTTTGTCACCCCTGAAGGAGGCTTATGATAATAATCATTTGGAATATAAGAAAATAGCAGATAATTACGGTCTTTTTGTAATGTGGGTTAACGATGATCCTAGTTATCAAAAAGAATTGGTAGGGGCTTTTACTGAGGCTTATAATTTTTTGATAGGTAAAAAGAATATTCATGCATCCAATGAAGATATTGATCTATATATAAAAAATGCCATTAAATGGTATGAAAAGCAATTTATGTTTTTGAGAGACAAAAGTAACCGTATAACAGATCTTAGTAGGGGTGGTATATATGGTGAAAATTCTAAAAATTATATATATAATTTTTTTAGTACTGTTATACGTGCAGGTTTTAGGAATATAGATTTTAGTAAAACAGAAGCCAAGAAATCTCTTTTAAGTAATATAAAATATGAACTTACAAATCAGGATCTTTCTCATGTAGGTTGGAAAAATTAG
- a CDS encoding peptide ABC transporter substrate-binding protein yields MISRFFLFLLLLVFMFACSSKYDLKSKGNNNKKNNLVVFKVALGAEPTSIDPQFNKDTVGTQIINEMFVGIVRTDPQTSGYKPGLAKSWNVSSDGKVYTFNLRDNLVWSDGVPITAEGIKKSYLRVLNRDSHAPYADEVRDVIKNGQAYFEGKVSESELGIKAINDQTIEFVLESPKPYFLNLLIYRVFIPVPIHVIEQYGDKWINPENIVVSGAFKLKERIPGSSITVERNPRYYDVSNVEIDEITFFTTDNATTSYNMYQNGEIDFMFNQTIPVDLIKDVKLRDDYYEGPFNALYYYPFNVTVKPLDDVRIRKALTLAIDRKTITEQVIANGAIPTRTATPNYEHYTYDKDLLLFDPKYARELLAEAGYLNGSNFPKLKLLYNTNSLHKKVAEFIQNGWKSILNIDVVLENQEWGTYLSNRHSGNFHIARAGWVGPYGDPTSILFIFTSSKSYISSYKYSNEEYDRLFVESDFERDSIKRQDILRKAEEIIVEKDFPIAPIYIQSANYMFRNDKWTGWQPNLLENYELSLIKLVK; encoded by the coding sequence ATGATATCTCGATTTTTTTTATTTTTATTATTATTAGTTTTTATGTTTGCTTGTAGCAGTAAATATGACTTAAAGAGCAAGGGAAATAATAATAAAAAAAATAATCTTGTAGTGTTTAAAGTGGCTTTGGGCGCAGAACCTACGTCAATTGATCCTCAGTTCAATAAAGATACTGTAGGAACTCAGATTATAAATGAGATGTTTGTGGGAATTGTGAGAACAGACCCCCAAACAAGCGGGTATAAACCTGGACTTGCGAAAAGTTGGAATGTTTCTAGCGATGGAAAAGTTTATACATTTAATTTAAGAGATAATCTTGTTTGGAGTGATGGAGTTCCAATTACAGCAGAAGGAATAAAAAAATCTTATCTTAGAGTTTTAAATAGAGATTCTCATGCCCCTTATGCTGATGAGGTTAGAGATGTGATTAAGAATGGTCAAGCTTATTTTGAGGGCAAAGTATCGGAATCTGAACTTGGAATTAAAGCTATCAATGATCAAACTATAGAATTTGTTTTAGAATCACCAAAACCTTATTTTTTAAATTTATTAATTTATAGAGTGTTTATACCAGTACCAATACACGTGATAGAGCAATATGGTGATAAATGGATTAATCCTGAAAATATTGTTGTTAGTGGTGCTTTTAAGCTCAAAGAGAGAATTCCTGGTTCGAGTATTACAGTTGAACGTAATCCTAGATACTATGATGTATCAAATGTTGAAATAGATGAGATTACATTCTTTACCACTGACAATGCCACTACTTCTTATAATATGTATCAAAATGGTGAAATAGATTTTATGTTTAATCAAACTATTCCTGTTGATTTAATTAAAGATGTTAAGTTAAGAGATGATTATTATGAGGGCCCTTTTAATGCTCTTTATTATTATCCTTTTAATGTGACTGTAAAACCTCTTGATGATGTTAGAATTAGAAAGGCTTTAACATTAGCTATTGATAGAAAAACTATAACAGAGCAAGTGATTGCTAATGGTGCAATTCCTACAAGAACTGCAACCCCAAATTATGAGCATTATACTTATGATAAAGATTTGCTTTTATTTGATCCTAAATATGCAAGGGAATTATTGGCTGAAGCTGGGTATCTTAATGGTAGCAATTTTCCTAAATTAAAATTATTGTATAATACTAATTCATTACATAAGAAAGTAGCTGAATTTATTCAGAATGGATGGAAGAGTATTTTAAATATTGATGTTGTTCTTGAAAATCAGGAGTGGGGAACTTATTTGAGTAATAGGCATTCTGGTAATTTTCATATTGCAAGAGCAGGATGGGTAGGTCCTTATGGGGATCCAACATCTATATTATTCATTTTTACAAGTAGTAAATCGTATATTTCATCGTATAAATATTCAAATGAGGAGTATGATAGACTTTTTGTTGAATCTGATTTTGAGAGAGATTCTATTAAGAGACAAGATATTTTAAGGAAAGCAGAAGAAATAATAGTTGAAAAGGATTTTCCAATTGCACCAATATATATTCAGTCTGCAAACTATATGTTTAGAAATGATAAATGGACTGGATGGCAGCCAAATTTATTAGAGAATTATGAATTGTCTTTGATAAAATTAGTGAAATAG
- the pepD gene encoding beta-Ala-His dipeptidase, producing MENIVIKYFKEISKIPRCSGNLKQINNYIKSEAKKFGHYFKEDDAYNILVKIKSNNNNKYPVAIQAHTDMVCEKNDSSTHNFKNDPIKVLEKDGYLVADGTTLGADNGNGVAMLLSLMSEANNFTHPELELIFTADEEIALDGAIAFDASECKAKSLINLDGGNEGNFTIACAGSSIIEIKVSPTYIHTQDNMIVELLFTGLKGGHSAGKIHKNLGNALKLTFFFLNKLKSKMKFKISDISGGDKSNAIPREAKILIIIDNKDLSLLKNEINCFINEVKIMHDLEQNFEIIISEKTFNGKILDFESQDKLLNMGMGLINGLCKMEDYDKRVVRTSLNFASLKNLNDEYIFTFKTRSLLEIEKEYLFMHLKAISNLAKAHIEITNDYPSWTSSNDNKLLYHLTKVYQDLYKKDPKLHITHGGVETGILAAKLGGIDAITIGPDADYAHSPKEKLNIESFIRVYDFLKTCLEKF from the coding sequence ATGGAAAATATTGTAATTAAATATTTTAAAGAAATATCTAAAATTCCAAGATGTTCTGGAAATCTTAAACAAATCAACAATTATATTAAGTCTGAAGCAAAAAAATTTGGACACTATTTTAAAGAAGATGACGCATATAATATTTTAGTCAAAATAAAATCAAACAATAACAACAAATATCCTGTAGCTATCCAAGCTCATACAGACATGGTTTGTGAAAAAAACGATTCTAGTACACATAACTTTAAAAATGATCCGATTAAAGTGCTAGAAAAAGACGGTTACTTGGTAGCTGATGGAACCACCCTGGGAGCTGATAATGGAAACGGAGTCGCAATGTTACTGAGTCTGATGAGCGAAGCTAATAATTTTACTCATCCTGAACTAGAACTAATTTTCACTGCAGATGAAGAAATTGCTCTAGATGGTGCTATTGCATTTGATGCAAGCGAATGTAAAGCAAAAAGTCTTATTAATCTGGATGGAGGAAACGAAGGCAATTTTACCATTGCTTGTGCAGGCTCTAGTATAATTGAAATAAAAGTCTCACCAACCTATATACATACTCAAGATAATATGATAGTAGAGCTTCTATTCACTGGGCTTAAAGGAGGACACTCTGCCGGAAAAATTCATAAAAATTTAGGTAATGCTTTAAAATTAACATTCTTCTTTTTAAACAAACTTAAATCAAAAATGAAATTCAAAATTAGCGATATTTCTGGTGGAGATAAAAGCAATGCAATTCCACGAGAAGCAAAGATTTTAATAATAATTGACAATAAGGATCTTAGTTTACTAAAAAATGAAATTAATTGTTTCATTAATGAGGTCAAAATTATGCATGATTTAGAGCAAAATTTTGAAATTATTATATCTGAAAAAACTTTTAACGGAAAAATTTTAGACTTTGAAAGTCAAGACAAACTTTTAAACATGGGAATGGGTCTTATTAATGGTCTTTGCAAAATGGAAGATTATGATAAACGGGTTGTCAGAACTTCTCTTAATTTCGCCAGTCTCAAAAATTTAAATGACGAATATATTTTCACTTTTAAAACGAGATCTTTACTGGAAATCGAAAAAGAATATCTTTTCATGCATTTAAAAGCTATTAGCAATTTGGCAAAAGCACATATCGAAATTACTAATGATTATCCATCTTGGACATCATCTAATGATAACAAACTTCTGTATCATTTAACAAAAGTTTATCAAGATCTATATAAAAAAGATCCCAAATTACATATAACACACGGAGGAGTTGAAACTGGTATATTAGCTGCCAAACTTGGAGGTATTGATGCTATTACCATTGGTCCTGATGCTGATTATGCACACTCTCCAAAAGAAAAGCTTAATATCGAATCCTTTATTCGTGTTTATGATTTTCTTAAAACATGCTTAGAAAAATTTTAA